The following are encoded in a window of Mycoplasmopsis bovis PG45 genomic DNA:
- a CDS encoding variable surface lipoprotein yields the protein MKKSKFLLLGSVASLASIPFVAAKCGETKEEKKPEPDKNPGGDKNPGENKTPGENKTPGENKTPGENKTPGENKTPGENKTPGENKTPGENKKPEGEKKPEGEKKPEGEKKPEAEENKTPEEDKEPSDEELSEDEKKLIDENIKNGITQDKNHIWGMEDDLGTPAKPRQGTDAKAGQSPAGK from the coding sequence ATGAAAAAATCAAAGTTTTTGCTGCTTGGATCAGTAGCTTCATTGGCTTCAATTCCCTTTGTAGCAGCTAAATGTGGTGAAACCAAAGAAGAAAAGAAACCAGAGCCCGACAAAAATCCAGGTGGAGATAAAAACCCTGGCGAAAATAAAACACCTGGCGAAAATAAAACACCTGGCGAAAATAAAACACCTGGGGAAAATAAAACACCTGGCGAAAATAAAACACCTGGGGAAAATAAAACACCTGGCGAAAATAAAACACCTGGGGAAAACAAAAAACCTGAGGGAGAAAAGAAACCTGAGGGAGAAAAGAAACCTGAGGGAGAAAAGAAACCTGAAGCTGAGGAAAATAAAACACCTGAAGAAGATAAAGAACCATCTGATGAAGAACTATCTGAAGATGAAAAAAAACTAATAGATGAAAATATTAAAAATGGTATTACTCAAGATAAGAATCATATTTGAGGTATGGAAGATGATCTAGGTACACCAGCTAAACCAAGACAAGGTACAGATGCTAAGGCAGGACAAAGTCCAGCAGGTAAATAA
- a CDS encoding variable surface lipoprotein, translated as MKKSKFLLLGSVASLASIPFVAAKCGETKEEKKPEADKPKLSETLKSITGNDLGKVQVAEQDKSNKEKIEAAIKEAIVTKVPTLKDKELKLNADLSKKSVTVSAKDFEGEVTLKFEIEAKSVAKPKLSETLKSITGNDLGKVQVAEQDKSNKEKIEAAIKEAIVTKVPTLKDKELKLNADLSKKSVTVSAKDFEGEVTLKFEIEAKSVAKPKLSETLKSITGNDLGKVQVAEQDKSNKEKIEAAIKEAIVAKVPTLKDKELKLNADLSKKSVTVSAKDFEGEVTLKFEIEAKSDEDKIKKEKIEKEKAVAERNKLNDSITVREELLPGNKGTIWTIYNSKGENYLPISGFKFGEEAKETKANK; from the coding sequence ATGAAAAAATCAAAGTTTTTACTACTTGGATCAGTAGCATCTTTAGCTTCAATTCCCTTTGTAGCAGCTAAATGTGGTGAAACCAAAGAAGAAAAGAAACCTGAAGCTGATAAACCAAAGCTTAGCGAAACATTAAAATCTATTACTGGTAATGATTTAGGAAAAGTACAAGTTGCTGAACAAGATAAAAGCAACAAAGAAAAAATTGAAGCCGCTATCAAAGAAGCTATTGTTACAAAAGTTCCAACACTAAAAGACAAGGAATTAAAATTAAACGCTGATTTAAGCAAGAAAAGCGTAACTGTTTCTGCTAAAGATTTCGAAGGTGAAGTTACCCTTAAATTTGAGATTGAAGCAAAATCAGTAGCAAAACCAAAGCTTAGCGAAACATTAAAATCTATTACTGGTAATGATTTAGGAAAAGTACAAGTTGCTGAACAAGATAAAAGCAACAAAGAAAAAATTGAAGCCGCTATCAAAGAAGCTATTGTTACAAAAGTTCCAACACTAAAAGACAAGGAATTAAAATTAAACGCTGATTTAAGCAAGAAAAGCGTAACTGTTTCTGCTAAAGATTTCGAAGGTGAAGTTACCCTTAAATTTGAGATTGAAGCAAAATCAGTAGCAAAACCAAAACTTAGCGAAACATTAAAATCTATTACTGGTAATGATTTAGGAAAAGTACAAGTTGCTGAACAAGATAAAAGCAACAAGGAAAAAATTGAAGCTGCTATCAAAGAAGCTATTGTTGCAAAAGTTCCAACACTAAAAGACAAGGAATTAAAATTAAACGCTGATTTAAGCAAGAAAAGCGTAACTGTTTCTGCTAAAGATTTCGAAGGTGAAGTTACCCTTAAATTTGAGATTGAAGCAAAATCTGATGAAGATAAAATAAAGAAAGAAAAAATAGAAAAGGAAAAAGCTGTTGCTGAAAGAAATAAATTAAACGATTCAATCACTGTTCGTGAAGAATTATTGCCTGGGAACAAAGGCACCATATGAACAATTTACAACTCTAAAGGTGAAAACTACTTGCCAATTAGTGGTTTTAAATTTGGAGAAGAGGCTAAAGAAACAAAAGCAAATAAGTAA
- a CDS encoding type IV toxin-antitoxin system AbiEi family antitoxin domain-containing protein produces the protein MEQKNLNSKYYNAIFKLLHKNNGVITYKQLKENNISSIYLTRMITKGVLIRRAKGIYILSDGHYDEYYFLSKNYKSLIFSHYSALYLNNIIDIFPHQIDVTVYSGYNAKGIKKHANVYYCDRNKHSIGLSESKTLFGNKVKVYDFERTICDFVKLRKKTDSEIFSKLISAYIKYENRDWKKLYEYAYELGIHKKISEIFELFYE, from the coding sequence ATGGAACAAAAAAACTTAAATTCGAAATATTACAATGCAATTTTTAAACTGTTACATAAAAATAACGGTGTTATCACATATAAGCAACTAAAAGAAAACAATATATCTTCTATATATTTAACAAGAATGATAACAAAAGGCGTTCTTATTAGAAGAGCTAAAGGCATTTATATTCTTAGTGATGGACATTACGATGAATATTATTTCTTAAGCAAAAACTATAAATCGTTAATCTTTTCTCATTATAGTGCACTATATTTAAATAATATTATTGACATTTTTCCGCATCAAATTGACGTTACAGTTTACAGTGGCTATAATGCAAAAGGCATTAAGAAGCATGCAAATGTTTACTACTGTGATAGGAATAAACATTCAATTGGACTATCTGAATCAAAAACATTATTTGGAAACAAAGTTAAGGTATATGACTTTGAGAGAACAATTTGTGATTTTGTAAAACTACGCAAGAAAACAGATAGCGAAATCTTTTCTAAGCTTATTAGTGCATATATTAAATATGAAAATAGAGATTGAAAAAAATTGTATGAATACGCCTATGAATTAGGCATACACAAAAAAATATCGGAGATATTTGAACTATTTTATGAATAA
- a CDS encoding nucleotidyl transferase AbiEii/AbiGii toxin family protein, producing MNKNKLISLCHKTADENNANFNVVLIQYFMESILRRISKSNERDNFVFKGGFLLSNIMGLDKRATMDIDLELIKTQKISASKILEKFKSILNADDIDGIRYHILKYTDIRKEHKYSGINISVLCQIENIKQVISIDIASGDVITPKEIVYEYKSIFSNQDFSILAYNIETMLSEKLETIFSFGHLNTRFKDFYDVYVIYTFKKKDIDINRLKDACYNTFKNRNSEFNIQQLLELITNIAFNPLMNERWKKYISQIANQQEIDFKAITNSIIELLELIKVNELTNND from the coding sequence ATGAATAAAAATAAATTAATAAGTTTGTGTCATAAAACTGCTGATGAAAATAACGCAAATTTCAATGTTGTTTTAATTCAATATTTTATGGAAAGCATTCTACGAAGAATATCTAAAAGTAATGAGAGAGACAATTTTGTGTTCAAGGGCGGTTTTCTTTTATCTAACATTATGGGGTTAGATAAAAGAGCTACAATGGATATTGATTTGGAGCTAATAAAAACTCAAAAGATAAGTGCTTCTAAAATATTAGAAAAATTTAAAAGTATATTAAACGCTGATGACATCGATGGAATTAGATATCACATTCTTAAGTATACTGACATTCGAAAGGAGCATAAATATAGTGGCATTAACATATCAGTCCTATGTCAAATAGAGAATATAAAACAAGTTATTTCTATAGATATTGCATCAGGCGATGTCATTACACCTAAGGAAATTGTTTATGAATACAAAAGTATATTTTCAAATCAGGATTTTTCTATTTTAGCTTATAACATTGAAACTATGCTATCTGAAAAGCTTGAGACAATATTTTCTTTTGGTCACTTAAATACAAGATTTAAAGATTTTTATGATGTTTATGTTATATACACTTTTAAAAAGAAGGACATTGATATTAATAGGCTCAAGGATGCTTGCTATAACACATTCAAAAATAGGAACAGTGAATTTAACATACAACAATTGTTGGAACTAATTACCAATATTGCTTTCAATCCGTTGATGAATGAAAGATGAAAAAAGTACATAAGTCAGATAGCAAATCAGCAGGAAATAGACTTTAAAGCCATTACTAATTCAATAATAGAACTACTAGAACTAATTAAGGTCAATGAATTAACAAATAATGATTAA
- a CDS encoding variable surface lipoprotein — protein MKKSKFLLLGSVASLASIPFVAAKCGETKEEKKPEADKPADKQPGDDMKKDNDKSKSDKDKNEKDMTDKDKKDQEKSEKDKVENTKIDDSKINKNLGSFPKGLITNAVRQKDIRDKIVGILKTQNFNLDVNYEKHEAKVTLSNGQVIIFTFKEEKKPEADKPADKQPGDDIKKDNDKNKLEKDKNKTDKTHTNKDSKEKSETDKTTDEPANGSSSSTIRQKIDREKIRRLKEIFDKTNQTN, from the coding sequence ATGAAAAAATCAAAGTTTTTACTACTTGGATCAGTAGCATCTTTAGCTTCAATTCCCTTTGTAGCAGCTAAATGTGGTGAAACCAAAGAAGAAAAGAAACCTGAAGCTGACAAACCAGCTGACAAACAGCCTGGTGATGATATGAAAAAAGACAATGATAAAAGCAAGTCAGACAAAGACAAAAACGAAAAAGACATGACTGATAAAGATAAAAAAGACCAAGAAAAATCTGAAAAAGATAAAGTCGAAAATACTAAAATTGATGATTCAAAAATAAATAAAAACTTGGGCTCTTTTCCAAAAGGTTTAATAACAAATGCAGTAAGGCAAAAAGATATAAGAGACAAAATTGTTGGTATCTTAAAAACACAAAATTTTAATTTAGATGTTAATTACGAGAAACACGAAGCTAAAGTTACTTTATCTAATGGCCAAGTAATAATTTTTACTTTTAAAGAAGAAAAGAAACCTGAAGCTGACAAACCAGCAGACAAACAGCCTGGTGATGATATAAAAAAAGACAATGATAAAAACAAGTTAGAAAAAGACAAAAACAAAACTGATAAGACTCATACAAATAAAGATAGCAAAGAAAAATCTGAAACTGATAAAACTACAGACGAGCCAGCTAATGGATCATCAAGCAGCACAATTCGGCAAAAAATTGATCGTGAAAAAATAAGAAGACTTAAAGAAATATTTGATAAAACGAATCAAACTAATTAA
- a CDS encoding variable surface lipoprotein: MKKSKFLLLGSVASLVSIPFVAAKCGETKEEKKPEPDKNPGGDKNPGGEKKPEGDQKPGGDKNPETDKKPEGEKKPEGDKKPEENKTPGENKTPGESKTPMGKPEEGSTNNGIGWGENHPWGKDEDDLEKSKQESDEAEREGEDSEAESEKGSDTESSKKDKGSDTESSKKDKGSDTESSKKDKDPKTESSTKAKDPETQSGKPVVKPMVRVTENTSENSKVKKVDKYWDGVTPEDKKKAIESGKFWAEHWELE; this comes from the coding sequence ATGAAAAAATCAAAGTTTTTACTACTTGGATCAGTAGCTTCATTAGTTTCAATTCCCTTTGTAGCAGCTAAATGTGGTGAGACCAAAGAAGAAAAGAAACCTGAGCCCGACAAAAATCCAGGTGGAGATAAAAACCCTGGAGGAGAAAAGAAACCTGAAGGTGACCAAAAACCAGGTGGAGATAAAAACCCTGAAACAGACAAAAAACCTGAGGGTGAAAAGAAACCTGAAGGCGACAAGAAACCTGAAGAAAATAAAACGCCTGGCGAAAATAAAACACCTGGGGAAAGTAAAACACCTATGGGGAAACCTGAGGAAGGCTCGACAAACAATGGCATTGGTTGAGGTGAAAATCATCCTTGAGGTAAGGATGAAGATGATTTAGAAAAGTCTAAACAAGAAAGCGACGAAGCAGAAAGAGAAGGCGAAGATTCAGAAGCTGAATCAGAAAAAGGATCAGACACTGAATCAAGCAAAAAAGATAAAGGATCAGACACTGAATCAAGCAAAAAAGATAAAGGATCAGACACTGAATCAAGCAAAAAAGATAAAGATCCAAAAACTGAATCAAGCACAAAGGCTAAAGATCCAGAAACTCAATCAGGCAAACCTGTGGTCAAACCTATGGTTAGAGTAACTGAGAATACATCGGAAAATTCCAAAGTTAAAAAAGTAGATAAATACTGAGATGGCGTAACTCCTGAGGACAAAAAGAAAGCTATAGAAAGCGGAAAATTTTGAGCCGAACACTGAGAACTTGAATAA
- a CDS encoding IS30 family transposase, with product MNYTKNYNHLTYDERAFIEIQIKSGYSIRSIARQLNRSPSTVSRELKRNTAFSGSYQCKIAEQKALNRHSHKYLFKFTSNFEYAEFEKFFLEKFDKRFYGIVATARYIKQTFPNIASPSIRTIFNWIKTRKWKLKPRDRLRIFYKKGGKRTASVVSRLIGDSHYVYPIWARPKYIDLREEYGHWESDLIIGKRSNGYDNVLTLVERQTRMGFAVKIKSKSAFLVISKLKKIIQDHNLIVKSITIDNGIEFERMGLLGKWLNIKIFRAEPYASFQRGTNENWNGMIRRMFHKGFDFNSISQVQLDDVVNQINEMPRKILNWQKPIELFKLANDYGVVLN from the coding sequence ATGAATTATACTAAAAATTATAATCATCTAACATATGATGAACGTGCATTTATTGAAATTCAAATAAAATCTGGGTATTCTATTAGATCTATAGCTAGACAGTTAAACAGAAGTCCATCCACAGTAAGTCGCGAATTAAAACGCAACACTGCTTTTAGCGGTTCATATCAATGTAAAATAGCAGAGCAGAAAGCATTAAATAGGCATTCGCACAAATACTTGTTTAAATTTACGAGTAATTTTGAATATGCTGAATTTGAAAAATTTTTCTTAGAAAAATTCGATAAAAGATTTTACGGAATTGTTGCAACAGCTCGATACATTAAGCAAACTTTTCCAAATATTGCGTCTCCGTCGATAAGGACTATATTTAATTGGATTAAGACAAGAAAATGAAAATTGAAACCTAGAGACAGATTGAGAATTTTTTATAAAAAAGGCGGAAAAAGAACTGCATCAGTTGTCTCAAGATTAATTGGAGATTCTCACTATGTATATCCAATATGGGCAAGACCAAAATATATTGATTTAAGAGAAGAATATGGTCATTGAGAAAGTGACTTAATTATAGGCAAAAGATCGAATGGATATGATAATGTATTAACACTTGTTGAAAGGCAAACCAGAATGGGGTTTGCAGTTAAAATTAAATCAAAATCAGCTTTTTTGGTAATTTCAAAGCTTAAAAAAATAATCCAGGATCATAATTTAATTGTCAAATCTATAACAATTGATAACGGGATAGAATTCGAAAGAATGGGTTTATTAGGAAAATGACTAAATATTAAAATATTTAGAGCTGAACCGTATGCTTCATTTCAAAGGGGAACAAACGAAAATTGAAACGGAATGATTAGAAGAATGTTTCATAAAGGTTTTGATTTTAATTCTATCTCTCAAGTTCAACTGGATGATGTTGTAAATCAAATAAATGAAATGCCACGTAAAATTTTGAATTGGCAAAAACCAATTGAACTATTTAAGTTAGCTAATGACTATGGTGTCGTTTTAAATTAA
- a CDS encoding variable surface lipoprotein, whose product MKKSKFLLLGSVASLASIPFVAAKCGETKEEKKLEADKPDQSTPTNPGQGTPTNPDQGTPTNPDQGTPANPDQGTPANPDQGTPANPDQGTPANPDQGTPANSQQGAGTKPGQGAGTKPGQGAGTNSQQGAGTNSQQGAGTNTQQGAGTNSQQGAGTKPGQGAGTNSQQGAGTNTQQGAGTNTQQGAGTNSQQGAGTKPGQGAGTNSQQGAGTNSQQGAGTNTQQGAGTNSQQGAGTNSQQGAGTKPGQGAGTNSQQGAGTNTQQGA is encoded by the coding sequence ATGAAAAAATCAAAATTTTTACTGCTTGGATCAGTAGCATCTTTAGCTTCAATTCCCTTTGTAGCAGCTAAATGTGGTGAAACCAAAGAAGAAAAGAAACTAGAAGCGGACAAACCAGATCAAAGTACACCAACTAACCCAGGACAAGGTACACCAACTAACCCAGATCAAGGTACACCAACTAACCCAGATCAAGGTACACCAGCTAACCCAGATCAAGGTACACCAGCTAACCCAGATCAAGGTACACCAGCTAACCCAGATCAAGGTACACCAGCTAACCCAGATCAAGGTACACCAGCTAACTCACAACAAGGTGCAGGAACTAAACCAGGACAAGGTGCAGGAACTAAACCAGGACAAGGTGCAGGAACTAACTCACAACAAGGTGCAGGAACTAACTCACAACAAGGTGCAGGAACTAACACACAACAAGGTGCAGGAACTAACTCACAACAAGGTGCAGGAACTAAACCAGGACAAGGTGCAGGAACTAACTCACAACAAGGTGCAGGAACTAACACACAACAAGGTGCAGGAACTAACACACAACAAGGTGCAGGAACTAACTCACAACAAGGTGCAGGAACTAAACCAGGACAAGGTGCAGGAACTAACTCACAACAAGGTGCAGGAACTAACTCACAACAAGGTGCAGGAACTAACACACAACAAGGTGCAGGAACTAACTCACAACAAGGTGCAGGAACTAACTCACAACAAGGTGCAGGAACTAAACCAGGACAAGGTGCAGGAACTAACTCACAACAAGGTGCAGGAACTAACACACAACAAGGTGCATAA
- a CDS encoding variable surface lipoprotein: MKKSKFLLLGSVASLASIPFVAAKCGETKEEKKPEVDKPKLSETLKSITGNDLGKVQVAEQDKSNKEKIETAIKEAIVTKVPTLKDKELNLNADLSKKSVTVSAKGFEGEVTLKFEIETQSVAKPKLSETLKSITGNDLGKVQVAEQDKSNKEKIETAIKEAIVTKVPTLKDKELNLNADLSKKSVTVSAKGFEGEVTLKFEIETQSAENPSDEMNPGGENQTESDEEPEEEAEKAYREAAMEWVLETLEWVHRGEQGPTNFGIGWGQNHRWGKDDEQGKVDKLEQGTEANSGTKDQGTGANSGKKVQGTEANSGTKDQGTGANSGKKVQGTEANSGKKVQGTEANSGTKDQGTGANSGKKVQGTEANSGTKDQGTEANSGTKDQGTGANSGKKVQGTALK; this comes from the coding sequence ATGAAAAAATCAAAGTTTTTACTACTTGGATCAGTAGCATCTTTAGCTTCAATTCCCTTTGTAGCAGCTAAATGTGGTGAAACCAAAGAAGAGAAGAAGCCAGAAGTTGACAAACCAAAGCTTAGCGAAACATTAAAATCTATTACTGGTAATGATTTAGGAAAAGTACAAGTTGCTGAACAAGATAAAAGCAACAAAGAAAAAATTGAAACAGCTATCAAAGAAGCTATTGTTACAAAAGTTCCAACACTAAAAGACAAGGAATTAAATTTAAACGCTGATTTAAGCAAGAAAAGCGTAACTGTTTCTGCTAAAGGCTTCGAAGGTGAAGTTACTCTTAAATTTGAGATTGAAACACAATCAGTAGCAAAACCAAAGCTTAGCGAAACATTAAAATCTATTACTGGTAATGATTTAGGAAAAGTACAAGTTGCTGAACAAGATAAAAGCAACAAAGAAAAAATTGAAACAGCTATCAAAGAAGCTATTGTTACAAAAGTTCCAACACTAAAAGACAAGGAATTAAATTTAAACGCTGATTTAAGCAAGAAAAGCGTAACTGTTTCTGCTAAAGGCTTCGAAGGTGAAGTTACCCTTAAATTTGAGATTGAAACACAATCAGCGGAAAATCCAAGTGATGAAATGAACCCTGGGGGAGAAAATCAAACAGAATCTGACGAAGAACCAGAAGAAGAAGCTGAAAAAGCATACCGTGAAGCAGCAATGGAATGAGTACTAGAAACACTAGAATGAGTACATAGAGGAGAACAAGGTCCAACAAACTTTGGTATTGGTTGAGGTCAAAATCATCGTTGAGGTAAGGATGATGAACAAGGAAAAGTAGATAAACTAGAACAAGGTACAGAAGCTAACTCAGGCACAAAAGATCAAGGTACAGGAGCTAACTCAGGCAAAAAAGTTCAAGGTACAGAAGCTAACTCAGGCACAAAAGATCAAGGTACAGGAGCTAACTCAGGCAAAAAAGTTCAAGGTACAGAAGCTAACTCAGGCAAAAAAGTTCAAGGTACAGAAGCTAACTCAGGCACAAAAGATCAAGGTACAGGAGCTAACTCAGGCAAAAAAGTTCAAGGTACAGAAGCTAACTCAGGCACAAAAGATCAAGGTACAGAAGCTAACTCAGGCACAAAAGATCAAGGTACAGGAGCTAACTCAGGCAAAAAAGTTCAAGGTACAGCACTCAAATAA
- a CDS encoding variable surface lipoprotein, which translates to MKKSKFLLLGSVASLASIPFVAAKCGETKEEKKPEPDKNPGGDKNPGGDKNPGENTEPDKNPGGDKNPGGDKNPGENTEPDKNPGGDKNPGGDKNPGENTEPDKNPGGDKNPGENKTPEGNKTPEGNKTPEGNKTPGENKTPERNPDEGSVNRDRGITWDKNYPWGKDDEKGNEDYEDEENKVEEEKFDKEDLEEFKKESDEAEKEDEEDEDSEAESGTMAKGPGAQSGTMSKGPGAQSGTMSKGPGAQSGTMSKGPGAQSGTMSKGPGAQSGTMSKGPGAQSGTMSKGPGAQSGTMSKGPGAQSGTMSKGPGAQSGKK; encoded by the coding sequence ATGAAAAAATCAAAGTTTTTACTGCTTGGATCAGTAGCTTCATTGGCTTCAATTCCCTTTGTAGCAGCTAAATGTGGTGAAACCAAAGAAGAAAAGAAACCAGAGCCCGACAAAAATCCAGGCGGAGATAAAAACCCTGGAGGAGATAAAAACCCAGGTGAAAACACAGAGCCCGACAAAAATCCAGGTGGAGATAAAAACCCTGGAGGAGATAAAAACCCAGGTGAAAACACAGAGCCCGACAAAAATCCAGGTGGAGATAAAAACCCTGGAGGAGATAAAAACCCAGGTGAAAACACAGAGCCCGACAAAAATCCAGGTGGAGATAAAAACCCTGGGGAAAATAAAACACCTGAGGGAAACAAAACACCTGAGGGAAACAAAACACCTGAGGGAAACAAAACACCTGGGGAAAATAAAACGCCTGAGAGAAATCCTGATGAAGGTTCGGTAAACCGTGATCGTGGTATTACTTGAGATAAAAATTATCCTTGAGGTAAGGATGATGAGAAAGGAAATGAAGATTATGAAGATGAAGAAAATAAGGTAGAAGAAGAAAAATTTGATAAAGAAGATCTAGAAGAGTTTAAAAAAGAAAGTGACGAAGCAGAAAAAGAAGACGAAGAAGACGAAGATTCAGAAGCTGAATCAGGCACAATGGCCAAAGGTCCAGGAGCTCAATCAGGCACAATGTCTAAAGGTCCAGGAGCTCAATCAGGCACAATGTCTAAAGGTCCAGGAGCTCAATCAGGCACAATGTCTAAAGGTCCAGGAGCTCAATCAGGCACAATGTCTAAAGGTCCAGGAGCTCAATCAGGCACAATGTCTAAAGGTCCAGGAGCTCAATCAGGCACAATGTCTAAAGGTCCAGGAGCTCAATCAGGCACAATGTCTAAAGGTCCAGGAGCTCAATCAGGCACAATGTCTAAAGGTCCAGGAGCTCAATCAGGCAAAAAATAA
- a CDS encoding variable surface lipoprotein, with amino-acid sequence MKKSKFLLLGSVASLASIPFVAAKCGETKEEKKPEEGKNPGQNTEPGKNPGGNTEPGKNPSENTEPGKNPGGNTEPGKNPGGNTEPGKNPGEEMNPGNNMTPGSNSENGNNQNTPIKKSLPAIISNSNQQLGEINKNDGQSILGALLEKNRSLNLDKSQLDVKNIKTASAIVFAKKNSTKYEGQILVSFRVKNHNSESTVTKQKLEDALKSISGKNLGKVQVSKETEKKDKAKIEASIKETIILKVPALAGKDLQFKTDLTKNEVNVSSNDFQGEVVLKFEVEVKSSEKQKLEDALKSISGKNLGKVQVSKETEKKDKAKIEASIKETIILKVPALAGKDLQFKTDLTKNEVNVSSNDFQGEVVLKFEVEVKSSEKQKLEDALKSISGKNLGKVQVSKETEKKDKAKIEASIKETIILKVPALAGKDLQFKTDLTKNEVNVSSNDFQGEVVLKFEVEVKSSEKQKLEDALKSISGKNLGKVQVSKETEKKDKAKIEASIKETIILKVPALAGKDLQFKTDLTKNEVNVSSNDFQGEVVLKFEVEVKSK; translated from the coding sequence ATGAAAAAATCAAAGTTTTTACTACTTGGATCAGTAGCATCTTTAGCTTCAATTCCCTTCGTAGCAGCTAAATGTGGTGAGACCAAAGAAGAAAAGAAACCAGAGGAAGGTAAAAATCCAGGCCAAAACACAGAGCCTGGCAAAAATCCAGGTGGAAACACAGAGCCTGGCAAAAATCCAAGTGAAAACACAGAGCCAGGCAAAAATCCAGGCGGAAACACAGAACCAGGCAAAAATCCAGGCGGAAACACAGAGCCCGGCAAAAATCCAGGTGAAGAAATGAACCCTGGAAACAATATGACACCAGGCTCAAATTCTGAAAATGGCAACAATCAAAATACACCTATCAAGAAATCTTTACCCGCTATTATTAGCAATAGTAACCAACAATTAGGTGAAATTAATAAAAATGATGGACAAAGTATCCTGGGAGCATTATTAGAAAAAAATAGATCACTTAATCTTGATAAATCTCAATTAGATGTTAAAAATATAAAAACTGCATCAGCTATAGTTTTTGCTAAAAAAAACAGTACAAAATATGAAGGTCAAATACTTGTTTCATTTAGGGTTAAAAATCACAACAGTGAGAGTACAGTGACAAAACAAAAGCTAGAAGACGCACTTAAGTCAATATCTGGAAAAAATTTAGGAAAAGTGCAAGTTTCAAAAGAAACTGAGAAAAAAGACAAAGCAAAAATTGAAGCTTCAATTAAAGAGACTATCATATTAAAAGTTCCAGCATTAGCAGGTAAAGATCTACAATTTAAAACAGATTTAACTAAAAACGAAGTTAATGTTAGTTCAAACGACTTTCAAGGTGAAGTAGTTCTTAAGTTTGAAGTAGAAGTAAAATCAAGCGAAAAACAAAAGCTAGAAGACGCACTTAAGTCAATATCTGGAAAAAATTTAGGAAAAGTGCAAGTTTCAAAAGAAACTGAGAAAAAAGACAAAGCAAAAATTGAAGCTTCAATTAAAGAGACTATCATATTAAAAGTTCCAGCATTAGCAGGTAAAGATCTACAATTTAAAACAGATTTAACTAAAAACGAAGTTAATGTTAGTTCAAACGACTTTCAAGGTGAAGTAGTTCTTAAGTTTGAAGTAGAAGTAAAATCAAGCGAAAAACAAAAGCTAGAAGACGCACTTAAGTCAATATCTGGAAAAAATTTAGGAAAAGTGCAAGTTTCAAAAGAAACTGAGAAAAAAGACAAAGCAAAAATTGAAGCTTCAATTAAAGAGACTATCATATTAAAAGTTCCAGCATTAGCAGGTAAAGATCTACAATTTAAAACAGATTTAACTAAAAACGAAGTTAATGTTAGTTCAAACGACTTTCAAGGTGAAGTAGTTCTTAAGTTTGAAGTAGAAGTAAAATCAAGCGAAAAACAAAAGCTAGAAGACGCACTTAAGTCAATATCTGGAAAAAATTTAGGAAAAGTGCAAGTTTCAAAAGAAACTGAGAAAAAAGACAAAGCAAAAATTGAAGCTTCAATTAAAGAGACTATCATATTAAAAGTTCCAGCATTAGCAGGTAAAGATCTACAATTTAAAACAGATTTAACTAAAAACGAAGTTAATGTTAGTTCAAACGACTTTCAAGGTGAAGTAGTTCTTAAGTTTGAAGTAGAAGTAAAAAGTAAATAA